CGTGATGTATGATTTCATTGATTCGTGGCGAGAGGAATAGCAGAAATTAATACAGAACAGAACACTCTAGAGTGTTTGTGAAACTACGTTAAAACCACACCTAGTCCTAACTGAGTCAGCGATTTAGCAGAAACTCCACTCcagtttcaaaacaaaaatcgatcATATTGAAGTACTGGGAAGCGAGCATTTAAAAACACACGAAATTACGTCTTAATCGGAGAAATATACAATCAGAAAGAGGAAAACCTCTCCCCTCCCaattaacaaacaacaattaatagttaaaaaaagtaaacacaGCACCGTCATCAGTAGAAAAACTTACCAAATTGCCAAGTATTTGAAATGGACAGTcccatacacactcacacaacctGGAAGTAATCGACAAGTAATCGACATCAACCCAATGGCATGGCGGCAAAACGCTCTATTGTAACTCTATCGAAATAAACCATCTGTAACAtttgtccgtgtgtgtgtgtgtgtgtgcgtgtgagtgtatggTAATTAAACAATGGAAACGATTAAACGGACAAGGCAAGACACGAGAGCAGGACAAACGCGAGGCAAACCAAAACCCAAGGAGCGTAAGGAAATAGTATATTTTATCGAGCATGCAAGCGCTAGCAGGAAAGTCGCACAGAGCGCTAAACCAACGCAGCTAAAATTATTGGAAGCAGTGGTTCTGTCAGCAGAACAGGCTGGCGCTGGCGGTTGGCCAATTATACAGGACGCGAAACGGACAAACTAAATGTGACGAGGAAACCATAGATAACCTGAAACGGACGCAAGCAAAGTGTTTGGGAAAGGCGACAGGCGCAGGATAGGTTCCACGAGGGATGGGGAAAGGTAGTGCAGTTCAGCGAGCTACCGTAGCATGTAAGCCTATAGAGCAATTTTCGAAATTGAtacgagagacagagagagagggagagagagagcgcgagaAACGGAGAAACAGAGAGTCGAGAAGAGACCAGAAAAGACGGAACGAAACCAATGAACggcaaaaaacggaaaaataaatattgacATATAAAGCGAATGGAGAGCTTTTTTTGAATCTTCATATCATTTTGATGacaatgaaaagaaaactgtTATAACTTGCAAATACTAACATCAGTAACAGTTACAGCATAGCACGTGGTGTATCTTCTCTTGTTTGTGTACTTAACCGCCGATTTCTAAATTCACCATGACTTTGAATTTGAAACATTTCTCCATGAAATATTTCGTCATCGTTCATCGGTCGCGTGGACTCTACTGCACATGACAGGGCGTTTGACAGCAATTGTCcacagagtgaccagaaataccgatttatctgtactcttaccgattttttatatgcttaccgattcacagataagcctcctaaaactaccgattttccatttatcctaccgaaaatcacagatatttgacttttcagtcgtttaagcttaatctgtggcgcttgggatgctgtttcaaggatTGATAACCTCATCTGTTACTTATcgcgctgatgcacgtttgtttgcctggcactttttattttaatccgttaaaatgtaatgttcataataagtagaaaatgtcagttgcagggattccgagaattgctcgtcaaagaaaatcatttaaatttgaatttgaatctcGCTGTCGGCGGTCAAAGcttacccgacagacaaagagaatgaaattttcaggcgaggggtaagtagaaacacacggtgggggtccggcccaagatcggatccgaagtccgttgttttgggctaaaaattaaaaatggcggatggagcgctaccacagagagaatgcgctctcttgctccttctcattcttcttcttcttcttctttttggcacaacagccgctaccggtcaaggcctgcctgtacccactagtgaagtgggcttggctttctgtGACTTATtgctaccatagcaggatagtcagtcctacctATGGGGGgtcggtctattcggggcttgaaccaatgatgggcatgttattaagtcgttcgagttgacgactgtaccaccacacCAGAgtttcattgtattttcctCATACCCTTTCCTCCCCTTTTCTCCCCGAACACGCTGCACttgtgcgagcgagacaccgattcCAGCATGCCGCTGTGAGAAAActaaactgagcgcgcaggctgaaagtgaacgcacacattcacacatgtgtaattgtgtgagtgcaaagatgtgtagaaaccaaaacacgctcgcgcctctgcgtaattccgcgtattcccaaccgtctccccctgcttctacatgccccttgcctgaaagtcgcacactttttcattctcattgctagcgggataatcattaaaataattgattaaatttaaattgttgcaCAGTGCTCCTGCTGAAATCTGTcaatataatctggccacactggccagcagggcaaaagctcgctcgaaaggtcaataaccgtcgcaaaacgtcaaaaacgaccgtcgccagcgcctcGAAATCGTTGCGAGTTTCGCTCGCTGGCGACGTCGGTTTGCAGTACATGCGACGtcggttttgacgttttgcgacggttttgcgacggtggccGCTAAAAAGCTCGCCTTGACCTGTGGTcaaagtgaccagaaataccgatgtatatatatatatctagggtttgaaggaaaaaatctcaatttttttaatcattgaactataaaactcagccaaacaatcaaatcagtCTAAATAATCCAGCGAAAATCAAATGACAGCACGTACGATAACATCGTATCCGATGGAGCACTGCAGCGGCTCTAAGGTCGCGTGGAGGCccgagaaaaagaacttgccaccattgagaagaaaatgtgcatcttagtccttctttggcttagaattcctagtacaattttcagATGAACACTTCAGAAAGACCTTCATTTGTGTAACCGCTGAACAAAACCTAATCCGTATACTAGGtaaaggatgcatattctCTTGAAATGGAACTTTCATTTTGCGCATtaatcccctcccccccccccatgccACTTAACACTTCTTTCGCTTTCACTTCTTTTAACTCGAGTTAAGTTTCGAgttaacctaccgaaaactaccgataaaattttgatgcgcctaccgaaaaccgccaaaataatctggccacactgatTGTCCATTGTCAGTGTTGGTaacaagaagaacaaaaagatCCCGAATCTTTGCGACGTGTTGTTCGATTGGAGTGCGTTGAATTTATCGTAGAAAAATCGACCGCACAATGCAAGGACCGGCCGTTTTCATCGATGCCGAGATCGACGATCAGGTAGGGCAGCCGGAAATCATGCAAACCAGTGCACAGACGGAGCGGCAGCACGGATTGTCGCTACCGTACTGTTGTCGGCGGCCGACGATTGAGGTTATGTTTTGCTCTGCGTTTTAGGCACAGGAGCTGCGCCAGTTCCTGAAGGGCCTGGGCGCCGAAATCAGCGAGGAAAAGTCTACCAAGGGCATCGAGGATGATCTGCACAAGATCATCGGTGTGTGCGACGTCTGCTTCAAGGACAACACGCACTCGCCGGAAGAGATCGATGCCGTGCTGAACAGCATCGTTTCCATCATCGTGTCGATTCCGCTGGAGCGCGGCGAGAACCTGATTCTGTCGTTCTGCGACAAGATGACGAAAGCGAAGGAGACCAGCCTGGCGCGCGTCTGCCTGCAGTCGTAAGTGTTGATGAGAAAGCTGCTTCTGTGCTGGAATAGGTGACCAATTACATCCCCAAATCGTTTACTTCCAGTTTGTGGCGGCTGTTCAGCAATCTGGAGGTGACTTCGCCTCTCCGGTACCACGTCTACTATCACCTGGTGCAGGTGGCCAAGCAGGTCAACCAGGTGAAGGAGGTGTTCACCGGCGTGGAGCAGCTGAAAGCACAGTTCGCCCAGTGCCCGCCGTCCAACGAGCAAATGCAAAAGCTGTACCGTCTGCTGCACGATGTGCTGAAGGATTCGAACAGTGAGCTAGCGTCGAAGGTAATGATCGAGCTGCTCGGTACGTACACCTCCGAGAATGCGTCGTACGCTCGGGAGGATGCCATGAAATGTATCGTGACGGCGCTGGCCGATCCCAACACCTTCCTGCTCGACCCGCTGCTCTCCCTGAAGCCGGTCCGGTTTTTGGAGGGCGAGCTCATTCACGATCTGCTGTCCGTGTTCGTTTCGGAAAAGCTGCCAAGCTATCTGGAGTTTTACAAAAACCACAAGGAGTTTGTTAACTCGCAAGGTAAGCGCCACGACTGCGAATCATCTTGCTTCATATGTAATCGTGTAAATTCCACCGTCCCCCTCAATCCATAGGTCTGAACCACGAACAGAACATCAAGAAGATGCGCTTGCTGTCGTTCATGCAGCTGGCGGAGAGCAATTCCGAGATGACTTTCCAGCAGCTGCAGGACGAGCTGCAGATCAAGGAGGAAGAGGTGGAACCGTTCATTATCGAGGTCCTGAAGACGAAGCTTGTCCGCGCCCGGATGGATCAGCGGGCCCGCAAGGTTCACATTTCCAGCACAATGCACCGAACGTTCGGTCGGCCCCAGTGGCAGCAGCTGCGCGATCTGCTGCTCTCGTGGAAAAGCAATCTTACCCTCGTGCAGGAAAACATCAACACCGTCTCTGCCGCTCAGATGGAGCTGGCCCAGCGTCAGTGATTGTGTTGcgagcgcgcgtgtgtttgtatgtcgTGAACGAATTGGCACGGTTTCCGATTTAACGCGATTTGCCTGGTGCGTGGGTGGATTCAGCTAGAGCATAAACTCAATAGAGACGTAAATTCCGAATCGTATTAAGAAGCAAACAGAAAGTGTACGCCGTCTGGGAGGAGCAGAAGAAGGGTTACACGCAAGTGTGTTGACGTTGAGTGTGAGACCACCCAAAGGGGAGGAAGCGGAAGATTTACCATCTTTCTGTAGCAGTGTATCCCCGGTGGGAAAGGTTATCATTCATCGAGTATCGTTCATTCATTTCGAATTTCCATCATAGTAAAGAGTGAAACATCCGGCAACGAACACCAGCCGACTGTAAAATAAACTCTTTCACATTATGAACGAAAGCTGGATTGtgtatttgtttgatttcggAATCCGAAAATAAGAAAAGTATATTCGATACACATCGACGAAACCCATCCTCTCTTGAAGGATTGACGCAAATTTGTACATTGAGCTAATCGAGAAATGTACTTCATACAAATCAATTACGGTTTTCCAATCATTACTTTGTTGGTTATCAGCAGAATTAGCATCCTCCACTTACCACAACTGTAACCAGGACCACAAAATCGAAAGGATTTGATTTGTAAGTCAAGTCGAGAGTTTGCCAGAGTAAGCGTCAGCATCGTCGGTTCTGGTTGTGGTTCATTTCGAGCCTTTCGATAGCTGGAAGCATCCGGTGGTGGAGCCTGTGGTGGAACCGAGTGGCAAAAAGCGAATCCAATCCCCCGCAACCCCGCAACAAACGTATCGAACCACCAGCACACCAACACTAGCAAAGACCCCGTAGTGCGCTtcattagtgtgtgtgtgtgtgtgtacgtgcgtgtttCTGTGTTCCCCCGCCCGGTTTTCGCACGGACAGTTCAGTCAGATCCGGacggagagagtgagaggtcGATCCCCATCCAAATCGGCTGCTGGGTCGCGGTCGGACGGAGTGAAAATGTTTAGCTGCCCTTGCCTGAACGTGTCGATAGTCGTAAACGATGAAAACACCGCGGCCGTCATTAGCACCAACCACACCGCCGCCGTCGATCCCGGGCCAGTGACGTTGAGGAACGAGCCGAATGGTCTGCCGCGGCCATCGCCAACCGTGATTGCCGCACTGTCGGAAGGAAAATCACGCGAGCTGGTCGGCTTCTTCCAGGAGGTAAGGATACGGGGAGGGTACAATAGGattaatcattttgtttttgtcatcGGCTTCATCGATTccattttccttttccccATACGCACACAGTGGTGTGAAAACGGGTTTCCccaaacacagcagcagcaagccaTGACATGCCGGCCGgtgtaattattttcataaaataacgTTTGCCCTTCGTTTGCACTTTAATCATCTTTTTAACGACTCATTTTAAGCATTCTTTTTTGCAATCTCGGTGGAAGCTACGCACGCGACGGGAGAAAATGTTAGGAAAATGCACAcggttgtttgtttattgcgTCGCAAGCGTTAGaaaaggtcacacacaaaagcgCCTCCCTcggaagtgtgtgtgcgtgtgtgtcctGCTTTTCCTCCGTTTTCGTCCTGCCGATCGGTGCAGCGCTCAAAATCGATTTTGGCTCAAGACGCTCCAATCTCTTCGCCGTTCGAATGTGTctcctttgtttgttttgcttgttttgggGGCAGAGCGCGTGCACTAACCGCTGGAAGGAGGGGGTGTGGAGTGAGGGCTGCGCACCTGGGCACCTTCTGGACCATTCTGCATTTACATTCACGGAAGATCGGTAGCGCGCGTCATCAAAGCAAGCGAGCTAGCAAAAGAGCCAAGGGAGGGGGCAGTACGAGAATGTTTAGCCCGCGGGTTTGatgttgaaattgaaatagaaaacaattccCCTAATCGCAGCGCACACCGCAGTGTGTCTCTAAATTGGACGTGCATTTGCTGTGTAcacagatttttttattattgagcTTCGCAATCTTATCCTCTCCTTCTCTACAGCTCCTCCCCTCCATTGTACCGTTGTGTTCCGGTGTTTGGGATGAAGCCTGTTGAATAAACATTGCGATCACGACGACACATTCTCCTCATCTTCGCATTCAATCGCGATAGGCCGGCAAATGggatgaagaaaaagaataaggCTCACACACATCCCCTAACCGCTTCATCGGAAGGCCATTGCCGGCAAGCATGGGTATATGGGCTCCTCCATACAATGCAACTCCCAGCAGGCCGAGCAACAAACGGAAAGTGATGCTCAAAATGCTGAATGCAAAGCAAATAATCACTTTCCCTGTCGCTACTCTTTAACCGTATCGACTCGCGGAACAACCCGCGGGGAACTGCGTTATCAGTATGGGGTAgagcaaaccaccaccaccacctccacctccACCATCGCCGTCACCCTAAATCGAGAGTTATTTAGTGTGGCGTGTGTGCTGAAACGATTAGGAATGCCGGTAGAACACACTGCGTAACGTTGACGGCGTAGTAAAAGGGAAGAACTCGGGTTGCGTTTGCGTTATGGATATACCAGATGCACctcaggtgtgtgtgtgtgtgccatgaTGCAAAGTCAATGCTTGGGCGTCAAAGGAATGACTGATGGAGACATTCCCGTCGATACGTGTTACTACTAATCACGCTCCTTTTTCCCATATTTTCTAGCCATCAAGCCGGAACTGACAAAGAAAGCTAATAAAGGGCAATAATGCTTGTTCGATTATCAGTCATCAACATTTGATAAGCAatcgaactgctgctgctgcttcggtaTCGCTCGGCCCAAAAATCATCTGTTTGTAGATACGGGTTGTTGTGCGTTGCAAGACCGAACGAATGcatttttcctgttttccaTGCGTGATTCCATCATGTAAGTGTAGAAGGAAAACAGCAACGACGTCAGGCATGGTTTATGCCGGCCGGCATTTTGCTTCCATTTGCTTCCTTGCCACAACATTCTCCACCGCTCCTGACCCCTCCATTCACATTGGCTGTTAATTGTGATAATGCATAATTGACTCAACTGGTGGGGGGGATTATCATTTCTTGCGAGCGAGCtgagttgctgctgctctgcgcGTACGTACTATTGAGCGAAATCGAttagccagcagcagcagccagcgaGAGTTGAAGAAACTCTTTCGTTGGCACTCCATTTGCTTTTCGGTTTATAGAAGCCGACGCGCGCAATATTTGATTAATAATAGAAATAATGCTTTACTGTGGGTGGAAAAAGGGGAAAGGTCGTTGAAAAGGGCAGCAACAATAATTGCCCACCGGATTGTTGGCGGTGTGAGCAGGGCCCTCCAATGAGCAAATGGTTCAGATtggctttgctttgctttcttgCATTTAATCGCCCAACGGCACACAGTGCCCAGACCCAGGGCGGCTGCCCCCACGGGCACGGCGAGGGGATTGCGTCCACGCACACGGGCACACgccatacacacgcacacactgcccgACTGTTTGTGTGCGCACTCCAACATACGCGCAGGctggttggtgctgctgctgctgctgctgctgcgtgcatTGAACGGGCACAACAACCGTGTGCCATCCACTTATCGCACGTCGGTTTTCATCTTGAACGGCGCgtcgaacaacaacaacaacaacaacagcagcagaaaaaaggcCCTGTAAGAAAACACGGTCTCCACAGAGAACGAACGCACAACACAGTTCGTGTGTTCGTTTTTGCGTCCGCTTGTGTCCGTGTTGGTGTTTGGGCCACAGGGCGGCGAAAGATGGAAGTGTTCGCTTCTTTCCACACTCCGTCGCCCAGATCTGGTCggttttattcttcttcttctcttttttttaggGTGCTGCAGCAAGTggcaagacacacacacacgcagacataGGTACAGGCGCGTCCAAAAGGGGTTTTCTTTCCTAATAAAGGTTGGAGAGGGGGTTTTTTAGGTCGATTTCTTTCGCTGCACTTTTCGCCGCTCTTTGTCGTGTGCTCCTCCCCCCTGTGCGTCCCCTCCCCTGCTTTTACAACAGAATATGACCTTTTGATCTATTCGATAATGAAAGTGCTTTTGCTCGGGAAGATGAAACGAAGCTGGTTTATATTGCACACGGCAAAGATAATTCTAAACAAGCTGATGGAACAGGCCACGCTGCTTGTGCCggttttttacttttcttaaAGACAATTTATgaagaattaaaacaaaaataatacaccCTCAGCATGGAGTGGAAGGCAACGGGaatatgaaattaatttatttttgtcttttcttggctctatctctctctctctctccattttCTGTCGAGCGTGCACAACTTCCATCGCAAAAACCTTACCATTAGGGCCCCGTGCCGGCATATAATATCGCTTTGTTTGGTGCGCGCTGTAATACTAAACCTCCACCACCCTCCCACCCACAGCCCCCCAGAAACGAGCAACGCAAATGCATACGGAAATCAACATACACCAaataataagcaaaaaaagagcagCAAACTCTCCCATCCAATATAtaacagatacacacacatgctcgaACAGGCAGGGCAAGGGGTGGCCAGAGGGCGGCCGTAAcagcaatacacacacacacacctctcgCCCCACCACCACAGGGCCGGTCTCGGGACGCGCAAACGTGCGCCGAGGGAACGAAAATATAATCGCGGGGCGAATATGACGCGCTCTCGTCTGTTTTTGGCTCGTTCCGCGTGTGGGAGAATTTGCGGGGGCAGGAAGGAGAGTGCCGttggaggggagaaagaaggGAAGTGACTTAAGTTCCCCCGGCACATCAGCTGAGCGTAAAAGGGATGATAGGTTGCTTtagttggtttttgtttgtcttttttgtattaaatgGCCGAGCGAAAGccagaaagagagggagagggagaacAGCGGCTCATGAACTCATGAACAAAATCGATTAGTATTATTTTAGAGCATAAAGTTAtttaaatagaataaaatatgacACTATCACATAATGACTTCTCGAAATTCCCTTTTCCCTGTAGGTGGTTGGACCGTTCCAGGATGCAAGTGTGACCATGCAGCTGACGATGATGCTGAAGACAATCCCGTGCGACGAGTGGAGCGTCTGTAAATGCCTCAACTGTGGCTGTGTTGCCTTTGCGCGGGCTGCCTCCAACCCGGCCAACATCCTCATCAATGGGACACTATCGGTAAGTGGTCCCCCTGTTGTCCCTCCGCCAAGACATCCGCCTAACGCACGCCACTCCCCTTGCCATCTTTCCAGGTAACGCCGGAGGAAATCAGTCGACGAAAAGCGCAGGAAAACTATTCGCCCGCGTACAGGATCGTGCTGGACGTGCGTGCGGCCGATTTCCGGGGCTTCTATCGGAAGGATCAGTACCGCAGCCTGTTTACCGCCGCGGCCAACACGCTCGACAGTACGAACGATCGCAATGAGCTGCTCGAGTCGCTGCGCGCGTTCATGCGCGCAGAAACGCAGCAAGCGAACGAGCGCATCGCCCGCTTCACGCAGGAGATGAACGAGCAGCTGAGCAACGTGCGCGATCGGGCCGAGCAGGACTACCTGTTCCTGGCGCAAACCTTCGTACCTGAACTAGTAGATAGCAAAAGTGGCGCCGGCGAGCAGCAGCGCTCACCGTCCGCCGCCACCAGCCCGACGGTGGAAAAGTCGCACCAGCCGCTGCTAACGAGCTTAGGCACACCGACGGGAGGTGTTGCTACTGGGGCGGCGGCCGGTGTGGCCGGCAGTCAGATGGAAACGCCACCCCCGACCCCGGAGAGTATGCCGATGTCGACCGGCAACAGTCCGCCGTCGATCGTGAACGGTAACGGGACGAGCTCGGCGGGCCAGCCGGAAGCGAACGGTGGTGGCTTCAAGCTGGTGGGCGCTGCCGGCAATCAGCGACCAATGTCGCTTAGCAACAGTGCCGCCAACtcgatcaacaacaacaatactgcAAACAGCAACCAAGGTGCCATTAGCAAACCACcaactcagcagcagcagcagcagcagcagcaacattccATGAGTACAAATCTCTTTGCCAATCAGGGCAGCGCCCTGGGGACGGTCGGGTCCGTGCCCGGGCTGGCCGGCAGCGTCGGCAACCTAACCGGGGGCGCTGCACATAGATATAATAGCAACAGCGTCAACCATCAACGCTCCCAGCCGATGATGTTCGAC
This genomic interval from Anopheles merus strain MAF chromosome 3L, AmerM5.1, whole genome shotgun sequence contains the following:
- the LOC121599977 gene encoding uncharacterized protein LOC121599977 isoform X1, with the translated sequence MFSCPCLNVSIVVNDENTAAVISTNHTAAVDPGPVTLRNEPNGLPRPSPTVIAALSEGKSRELVGFFQEVVGPFQDASVTMQLTMMLKTIPCDEWSVCKCLNCGCVAFARAASNPANILINGTLSVTPEEISRRKAQENYSPAYRIVLDVRAADFRGFYRKDQYRSLFTAAANTLDSTNDRNELLESLRAFMRAETQQANERIARFTQEMNEQLSNVRDRAEQDYLFLAQTFVPELVDSKSGAGEQQRSPSAATSPTVEKSHQPLLTSLGTPTGGVATGAAAGVAGSQMETPPPTPESMPMSTGNSPPSIVNGNGTSSAGQPEANGGGFKLVGAAGNQRPMSLSNSAANSINNNNTANSNQGAISKPPTQQQQQQQQQHSMSTNLFANQGSALGTVGSVPGLAGSVGNLTGGAAHRYNSNSVNHQRSQPMMFDSDCLFDIDGMENDKTPPPDDISDEEECDYNDTSDNNNRSEGGMFIPRHQYGRQSSSIAKSLPISMPKMMTPFRANEDDLDEMVEDAVDIAASIKAIAKSVHGEAVFGDLPRRQIQKFTSQI
- the LOC121599983 gene encoding eukaryotic translation initiation factor 3 subunit M; its protein translation is MQGPAVFIDAEIDDQAQELRQFLKGLGAEISEEKSTKGIEDDLHKIIGVCDVCFKDNTHSPEEIDAVLNSIVSIIVSIPLERGENLILSFCDKMTKAKETSLARVCLQSLWRLFSNLEVTSPLRYHVYYHLVQVAKQVNQVKEVFTGVEQLKAQFAQCPPSNEQMQKLYRLLHDVLKDSNSELASKVMIELLGTYTSENASYAREDAMKCIVTALADPNTFLLDPLLSLKPVRFLEGELIHDLLSVFVSEKLPSYLEFYKNHKEFVNSQGLNHEQNIKKMRLLSFMQLAESNSEMTFQQLQDELQIKEEEVEPFIIEVLKTKLVRARMDQRARKVHISSTMHRTFGRPQWQQLRDLLLSWKSNLTLVQENINTVSAAQMELAQRQ
- the LOC121599977 gene encoding uncharacterized protein LOC121599977 isoform X2, which translates into the protein MQLTMMLKTIPCDEWSVCKCLNCGCVAFARAASNPANILINGTLSVTPEEISRRKAQENYSPAYRIVLDVRAADFRGFYRKDQYRSLFTAAANTLDSTNDRNELLESLRAFMRAETQQANERIARFTQEMNEQLSNVRDRAEQDYLFLAQTFVPELVDSKSGAGEQQRSPSAATSPTVEKSHQPLLTSLGTPTGGVATGAAAGVAGSQMETPPPTPESMPMSTGNSPPSIVNGNGTSSAGQPEANGGGFKLVGAAGNQRPMSLSNSAANSINNNNTANSNQGAISKPPTQQQQQQQQQHSMSTNLFANQGSALGTVGSVPGLAGSVGNLTGGAAHRYNSNSVNHQRSQPMMFDSDCLFDIDGMENDKTPPPDDISDEEECDYNDTSDNNNRSEGGMFIPRHQYGRQSSSIAKSLPISMPKMMTPFRANEDDLDEMVEDAVDIAASIKAIAKSVHGEAVFGDLPRRQIQKFTSQI